The sequence ATAATACCGGCTGCTCCGGTGCCCTTTAATGCCTCTTCATCAATCCTTGAATTGTCTGCAACTTCTACTCTTAATCTGGAAAAGCAGTTTTCCAGACTTAAAATATTTTCTTTCCCGCCTAATGCTTCTACGATGATCCTGCCCTGGTTCAACCGGTCTTCCTCTGTCTCTCCGGTTTCGGACTGTTTTGCCTTTAATTCTTTTTTTACTGCTGCTGCATTGGCATTTAAATCCAAAGCCATATCCGTATCATCATCCTCGCGTCCCGGAGTCTTTAAGTTCAGCTTTTCAATCATAAACTTAAAGACAACGAAAATCACAACGATCTCAATAAGGCCGACCAGTACATACAAAGGCCATAAGGTTCTGCCGATTCCTGCCGGAAGATTTAATACAAGGAAATCCAGGATTCCATTGGTGGCACAGACACGGACGCCGATCAAATAAACTACCATCTGAAAAAAGCCATCCAGAACGGAATATACCAGCCATAATAATGGAGCTGCAAAAATAAAGGTAAATTCCAGGGGTTCCGTAATTCCGGCGATCACAGCAGTTAAAGTAGCCGGGATCATCTGAGCCTTTAAGTTCGCCTTTTTCGCTTTCCTGGCTGTTACATAGAAAGCCAGTGCCACACCGATGATACCAAATGTCTTCATCAGGCCATAGGTCAGGAAACGGCTGGTATCCGGCATCATTCCGGCTGCTGGATCACTTAACAGTGCCAGGAAGATCGGCTTTGCTCCAATTACGTTTTCTCCACCGATCACCGCCTGCCCGCCAACCGCCGAATAAAGGAACGGTGACCAGATTAAGTGATGCAGACCGGTAGGGATCAGGAACCGGTTTAAGAATCCGTATACAAATACACCTGCTGCTCCCGCAGTACTCATAAATCCGGTTAAAGCGGATATTCCATTTGCAACTCCCGGCCACACATAAGTCACGCCAATGCTTAATACTGCAATCACCGGGATCATGATCATGTAAACAAGCTTGCTGTTGCCATAAGGAGCGAATCCGCCCTTGAACTCGGTATCACAGTGTTTGTTGTGAACCAGGGCCACCAGAACACCGATGATCATACCAAGAAACACGCCCATATCTGTTACATGAAATCCTAACTGAATCGTTTGTCCTGTACCATATAAGGCACCGGCAGTTGCCCCTTCCACCATCTTTCCTGACAACTCCAGCCACTTGCTGTTGGCGCCTAAGAACATGATGTATGACATAAGCGCTACGAATGATGCATCTGCTTTTTTCTTTTTTGCCATACCATTTGCAATTCCCACACAAAATAAAATACTTAAATTCCCCATTATGGAATTCAGCATACTGTTAAAAAATTTGCCTACCGTCCACATCAGTCCACCTTCTGAAACAAATGCAGTATTGGTCATGATCGCTGTTAAAGCAATCATCATACCTACGACAGGCAAAAATAACACTGGTCCAATCATCGCTTTGGAAAAGCTTTGCATGGATTTTACTACTTTATCCCTCATCTCTTATTCCTCCATATATAGTTGTTTACACTGGTAATTACCTTGTGGTGGGATTTTATCATACTTGAATACAAATCAAAATATTTTAATCGTTATTCACAACATGTTGACCATATAGTGAACATATTTACTTATATTCATGATATATTTTGATGCCAGATCGAGTAAAAGGCATAAAAAAAGCGTTAATACTCAAATCCTTTTATGATATGAGTGTCAACGCTATCCTCTTTTATATCTATTATTCCCTGCAAATCACTTATAAAATCAAGGATTCCTTCTCCCAGCCTTCTTGTCTTTTATTTATGAGCATCCCATTTGCATTCGCTTATCTGGATATTGCGGAATGTTGCTCTGAATGAGGAATTTTCAGGACTGCATGCATAGAATCCAAATTGTATTTGTTTAGCTCCCTGAAACAAATGGAGGATTCTCATTTGCTTAAAACAATTGCCATCATAGCTGTATTCCAGACAATAATCCGATTCACGCCGGCTCAGACGATACCACATCGCCTTAATCGATGCATCAATATCAGTTGTCGCCCAGTCTGAATATCCGTGATTGGTTACTACACTGCCCAGCCTCTGATATTGCTCATTCTCATATTCAACAGAAGCTTTTATCCAGTTATCACTGTCTAAATAAACGGCGATGCCGCACTGATCAAATCTGCGTTTGCTTTCAAACTCTGCTTTCACAACTAATGAAAAATAGGGTTCCGTTGTTTTCATCAGAAATACAGGTGCATTATCCACCTGGAAACCATAATAGGTCCGCTGCCAGAGGTCTGTGTTTGGTTCGGTTGTCATGGTGAGAACATCATCAGAGAAATCCCAGAGCTTTGGCTTGCGGATCCAGAAAAAATCTTTTTCATTCATCTGGGTCATAATTACCGCCTTTCTTTTTCACACGTTTTCTGCATTCCATCATAGTTTCTATTAAATTTCCATCACAAGGAACTGCCAGCCCTTTAAATGAATCCTGGTCTCGTCAAAAGATACTTCCTCATAGTTATTGATCAAAACGGTCTTTGGCATCCGGGGAAGAGGTACTTCCTGTGCATCCTTTTGGAAATTTCCAATGATAAGAAGTGTTTCCGGCCCTTTCCGGTAGTAAGCCATAATATTCTTTTCATCTTCAAGCACAGGTTCCAGGGTTCCATAGATTATGGTTTCCTTCCACCTGGGTTGTTTCCTTAACTGGATCAGTTTTTTATAGAACATGAAAACTGAATGACCATCGGTCATCTGGTCAGCCACATTGATATCCCTATAATTAGGATTTACCTTCAGCCAGGGAGTTCCTTCCGAAAATCCTGAATTGGCCGA is a genomic window of Lacrimispora sphenoides containing:
- a CDS encoding PTS transporter subunit EIIC is translated as MRDKVVKSMQSFSKAMIGPVLFLPVVGMMIALTAIMTNTAFVSEGGLMWTVGKFFNSMLNSIMGNLSILFCVGIANGMAKKKKADASFVALMSYIMFLGANSKWLELSGKMVEGATAGALYGTGQTIQLGFHVTDMGVFLGMIIGVLVALVHNKHCDTEFKGGFAPYGNSKLVYMIMIPVIAVLSIGVTYVWPGVANGISALTGFMSTAGAAGVFVYGFLNRFLIPTGLHHLIWSPFLYSAVGGQAVIGGENVIGAKPIFLALLSDPAAGMMPDTSRFLTYGLMKTFGIIGVALAFYVTARKAKKANLKAQMIPATLTAVIAGITEPLEFTFIFAAPLLWLVYSVLDGFFQMVVYLIGVRVCATNGILDFLVLNLPAGIGRTLWPLYVLVGLIEIVVIFVVFKFMIEKLNLKTPGREDDDTDMALDLNANAAAVKKELKAKQSETGETEEDRLNQGRIIVEALGGKENILSLENCFSRLRVEVADNSRIDEEALKGTGAAGIMKKGNDVQVVYGLSVSKMRTLVDDALEKMESQK
- a CDS encoding DUF1349 domain-containing protein, producing the protein MNEKDFFWIRKPKLWDFSDDVLTMTTEPNTDLWQRTYYGFQVDNAPVFLMKTTEPYFSLVVKAEFESKRRFDQCGIAVYLDSDNWIKASVEYENEQYQRLGSVVTNHGYSDWATTDIDASIKAMWYRLSRRESDYCLEYSYDGNCFKQMRILHLFQGAKQIQFGFYACSPENSSFRATFRNIQISECKWDAHK